The genomic stretch TATGCTTTACGAGTCTTCAATCAAGGGAGCAAAACCCCGCGAAAAAAGTTACATGATTCGTGATGAACGAGGCTTATATTTTCGTATCGATCCTTCAGGGCGTAAATATTGGATTTTCCGTTACTGGGAAAATAAAAAAGAGCATCAATTATCACTCGGTACTTATCCACATATTTCATTAAAGGAAGCTCGACTGAAACGTGATGAGATTCAGCTTGCTAGGTCAAAA from Synergistaceae bacterium encodes the following:
- a CDS encoding DUF4102 domain-containing protein produces the protein MLYESSIKGAKPREKSYMIRDERGLYFRIDPSGRKYWIFRYWENKKEHQLSLGTYPHISLKEARLKRDEIQLARSK